The segment CATTTAATTCAAGGATGTTGTATTTTTGCATATTGCAATCGTAATATCATTAGTTTGCTGTATGCCTCGCAAGGATACAGAAAAGGATTTAAAATCAATTATTAGTTATAAGAATTATTGTGAACTCATGAAATTACTAACTGACATGTTAGCAACACATCTGCGGAGTAAAACATTGCAAATATATGAAGTTTTCCCGAATTCAACCGTATTTAGATAAATTTTTTCACAATTAATACCCATTTTGTAGCGGAAGATATCCGATATCGGTTATCTGACCGTTCGCCAACCAGCCAAATCACCGATGATCCACTGCAAAGTAACCAGGCATTCTCTTTTTGTTCCAGCGTAAACTTGTGATCAGAAAAATAATCACTCACTTTTTTCCTGCCTTTCATTCCAAAGGGAATGAACCAATCGCCTTGTCTCCAACAGCGTAATTGCAGTTCCGGTTCCAGTTTGTCTGCATCAAAATAAGCGATATCTGACGAAACTTGCAGGGTAAAATCTGAATCATTCCGCACAACCTCAAAGCTGAAAGGAAAAGGTTCTTCCCAACGGCCTGTCTGAAGAGGAAACGTATACGATACAGCCTGATCTTCTTTCCTGTCAGACAATATCAGATATTCCCGATCCTTCACCAAACGATATGATTTTGCATAAAAGACTTTTCCGGATTCTCCTGGCAACGAACGAAACACGTCTCCGGCAACCTGGCGGGAAAATCCAAAAGGCTGAAGTAATTCATAAAGTATCGTTTCGGGCGCCGGATATTGCATCAGCTTTTTGATGGATAACTTTTCCTTTACCCAAAGTTCCTGACGGGCCTTCTCCAAGACAGACAGATAAATAGTCTCGGCCGCCGACAAATGTTCGGCTGTACGTGATAACGTCTGGCGCACGGACGGATTCAGCTCTTCCAGCAAAGGAAGAACACGAAGACGGATAAAGTTTCGTGTATAGGCGTCCGACAAATTCGTGCTGTCGGTTACATATTCATAATGCTGGTCCTCCAGCCAGCCCAGAATCTCTTTTCGGGAAACACCCAACAACGGACGAACCACATATTGATTTCTTGGCCGGATGCCAACTAGTCCTCGTATGCCACTGCCTCTCAACAAGTTCATAATCAAGGTTTCTATGCTGTCATCCCGGTGATGCGCTACGGCAACAGCCTGAGCATTCAAATGCTGTCTCATTTCTTCAAACCATGCATAACGCAGTTCACGTGCTGCCATCTCGATAGAAAGATGATGTTCACCGGCATATAACTCAGTCTCAAAGTCGGTCTTGTAAAAAGGGACGTGCAGCTGCTCGGCAAAAGCCCGGGCAAACGCTTCATCACGCATGGATTCTTCTCCCCGCAGATGGAAATTACAATGCAGGGCAATGCATGTATAACCTAACTTTACCAAGACGGACAATAAGGCAACCGAATCAGCGCCTCCGCTCAGTCCGACCAAGACCTTATCTGAAGCCGACAACAGCTGATGTTTGTCTATGTATTCACGAACCTGATGCAGCATGGATTTTCCTTTAGATAAAAAACGCCGGAAAATACAACAATATATCTTCCAGCGTATTTTTATTTCCTTTTATTTCGATTATTCGTCAACACCAGCCAGTTCCGGATCAATCATGATTCGACCGCAGTACTCACAAACAATGATTTTCTTGCGTAATTTGATATCCAACTGTTTCTGAGGCGGGATCTTATTGAAGCAACCACCGCAGGCATCACGCTGAATATACACAACAGCCAGACCATTGCGGGCACCTTTGCGGATACGCTTGAAGGCAGTCAGCAAACGAGGCTCAATCTGAGCTTCCAGTTTCTTGGCTTTAGCGCGCAGATCTTCTTCGTTCTGCTTCGTATCAGCAATAATCTGATCAAGCTCTTCTTTCTTCTGAACCAAATCACCTTTACGGCCTTCCAAATCTTCCTTCAGCTTTTCGATATCATTCTTCTTGTTGGAAATTGCTTCTGTAAATTCACGGATTTTCTTTTCAGCAAATTCAACTTCCAGGCCCTGGAATTCAACTTCCTTCGACAAGTTATCAAATTCGCGGTTGTTACGCACGTTGTCCAACTGTGCTTTATATTTTTCTATCAACGCGTTGGATTCTGTGATCTTATGTTTCTGCTCGCTAACGGAAGCTTCATAGTTCTTGATATCCAACTGATAATTCTGCAAACGAGTTTCCAGTCCGGCGATCTCATCTTCCAAATCCTGCACTTCCAAAGGCAATTCACCACGAAGAGTTCTGATCTTATCAATTTCGGTCATAATCTTCTGAAGCTGATACAACGAAGAGAGCTTTTCTTCCACCGTGTATTCTTTTTCAGCTGATTGTTTCTCTGTAGCCATTCTATAAATATTTTACTGGGTTTGAATTAACATTCGAAAAATGTAGGGCAAAGGTAGGAAATTTTTTCGATATTATCGAATAAAAGATATCTTTTGTGCATACTTCCGACTCATAATGTCCTATTACAGCCAACAAGATACGGTCTTCTACATCATAGAAGTCATTATACTTGGCTTCGCCGGTAATAAAAATATCCGCACCGTAGCTGATTGCGTCGTTTATCAGAAAAGCGCCACTGCCACCACACAAGGCCACTTCTCGAATCATTCTTCCTGTCAGAGCAGAGTGTTTAACGCAGCCCACCTGGAACAAATCCTTGATCCGCTGCAAGAATGACAGTTCGTCTTCTTCTTCCGGCAATTCTCCAACCACTCCGGAACCAACCTGATCCCATGTATTAGCCAGCGGATAGAAATCATAAGCCGGTTCTTCATACGGATGAACCGATAAGAGAGCCCGTAGGACACTCGCCTTCCGAAACGCAGGAAGAACGGTTTCGATGCGGACTTCAGGTTCGGTATGCAGCTCTCCTATTTCTCCACAGAAAGGATTGCAGCCTTCGCCGGCACGGAAAGTTCCTTCGCCATGCAGGTTAAAACTGGATGAATCGTAATTCCCGATATGACCGGCACCGGCGTTGAACAAGGCTGTCCGGAGCAAATCGGCATAGGCTTCCGGCACGAAAGTAACCAGTTTCAGCAAAGCATCTTTCTGCGAACTGAGCACACGTACATTCTGCAGCCCGATCATCTCGGCCAGCTTGAAGTTGACGCCGCCATAGGCATTGTCTAAATTCGTATGGGCCGCATAAACCACCAAGTCATACTTGCAGGCCTTCATCAGGCAGCGTTCGATATATGTCTTTCCGGTCAGCGACTTGAAGGTCCTGAAGGCCAACGGATGATGTGAAATAATCAGATTGCAGTCCAGTTCAAGAGCTTCATCGATGACTTCTTCTGTCACGTCCAGACACAACAACGCGCCTCGGGCAGGCTGATTGACATCGCCCACCTGCACTCCAGCATTGTCAAAGCCTTCCTGCAAAGGCAGCGGAGCGTATGCTTCTATTTCTTTCAGAATATCTTTTATCCTTATCATGTTTCCTGCCTATATAAAATACGAGCCATGAATTATCATTCCTGATACTCCACGGCTCGCTATTTCTGTTATAATTATTCTTTTACATCTACCTTCAAGCACAACTCATCCAACTGAGTATCATCGATAGGCGACGGCGCATCGATCATCACATCACGACCTGAGTTGTTCTTCGGGAAGGCAATACAGTCGCGGATAGAATCCAGACCGGCAAACAAAGAAACCCAGCGATCCAGACCGTAAGCCAAACCACCGTGAGGAGGTGCTCCGTATTTGAAGGCATTCATCAAGAAGCCGAACTGTTCCTGTGCTCTCTCTTCTGTAAAGCCTAACAGTTTGAACATCTTGTCCTGCAACTGACTATCGTGGATACGGATAGAACCGCCACCTACTTCAACACCATTGATCACCATGTCATAGGCATTAGCGCGGACAGCTCCCGGATTAGTATCGAGCAACGGAATATCTTCCGGTTTCGGAGAAGTGAACGGATGGTGCATAGCGTAGAAACGATGATCTTCCTCACTCCATTCGAATAACGGGAAGTCAACCACCCACAGGCAAGCAAACTTATCCTTGTCGCGCAAGCCTAACTGGTCGGCAACCAACAGACGGAGTTCACTCAGCTGCTTGCGGGTCTTCATTGCATCATCACCCGAAAGGATCAAGATCAAATCACCCGGTTTGGCATTGAATGCCTCTTTCATCTGCTGCAATACTTCCTGAGAATAGAATTTATCGACACTCGATTTGACAGTTCCGTCATTTTCGATACGGGCATATACCAGACCTTTGGCACCGATCTGCGGACGTTTTACAAATTCAGTCAGGGCATCCAGCTGCTTACGTGTATAAGTAGCCGCACCTTCTGCGCAAATACCACCGATATAAGCGGCTCCGTCAAATACAGAGAAACCATACCCTTTCATGATATC is part of the Parabacteroides sp. AD58 genome and harbors:
- the tilS gene encoding tRNA lysidine(34) synthetase TilS, which translates into the protein MLHQVREYIDKHQLLSASDKVLVGLSGGADSVALLSVLVKLGYTCIALHCNFHLRGEESMRDEAFARAFAEQLHVPFYKTDFETELYAGEHHLSIEMAARELRYAWFEEMRQHLNAQAVAVAHHRDDSIETLIMNLLRGSGIRGLVGIRPRNQYVVRPLLGVSRKEILGWLEDQHYEYVTDSTNLSDAYTRNFIRLRVLPLLEELNPSVRQTLSRTAEHLSAAETIYLSVLEKARQELWVKEKLSIKKLMQYPAPETILYELLQPFGFSRQVAGDVFRSLPGESGKVFYAKSYRLVKDREYLILSDRKEDQAVSYTFPLQTGRWEEPFPFSFEVVRNDSDFTLQVSSDIAYFDADKLEPELQLRCWRQGDWFIPFGMKGRKKVSDYFSDHKFTLEQKENAWLLCSGSSVIWLVGERSDNRYRISSATKWVLIVKKFI
- a CDS encoding zinc ribbon domain-containing protein → MATEKQSAEKEYTVEEKLSSLYQLQKIMTEIDKIRTLRGELPLEVQDLEDEIAGLETRLQNYQLDIKNYEASVSEQKHKITESNALIEKYKAQLDNVRNNREFDNLSKEVEFQGLEVEFAEKKIREFTEAISNKKNDIEKLKEDLEGRKGDLVQKKEELDQIIADTKQNEEDLRAKAKKLEAQIEPRLLTAFKRIRKGARNGLAVVYIQRDACGGCFNKIPPQKQLDIKLRKKIIVCEYCGRIMIDPELAGVDE
- a CDS encoding Nif3-like dinuclear metal center hexameric protein, translating into MIRIKDILKEIEAYAPLPLQEGFDNAGVQVGDVNQPARGALLCLDVTEEVIDEALELDCNLIISHHPLAFRTFKSLTGKTYIERCLMKACKYDLVVYAAHTNLDNAYGGVNFKLAEMIGLQNVRVLSSQKDALLKLVTFVPEAYADLLRTALFNAGAGHIGNYDSSSFNLHGEGTFRAGEGCNPFCGEIGELHTEPEVRIETVLPAFRKASVLRALLSVHPYEEPAYDFYPLANTWDQVGSGVVGELPEEEDELSFLQRIKDLFQVGCVKHSALTGRMIREVALCGGSGAFLINDAISYGADIFITGEAKYNDFYDVEDRILLAVIGHYESEVCTKDIFYSIISKKFPTFALHFSNVNSNPVKYL